One part of the Polycyclovorans algicola TG408 genome encodes these proteins:
- the def gene encoding peptide deformylase: MIKDILRMGDPRLLDVAEPVQHFNTPDLDALITDLIDTMKAANGAGLAAPQIGVPLRVVIFGFTHNPRYPDAEAVPFTVLCNPVLTPLGDDMEEGWEGCLSVPGLRGLVPRHARLRYTGFDAQGNAIDRTVSGFHARVVQHECDHLDGVLYPRRIRDLTQFGFVDALSLGPAVAAQDD; this comes from the coding sequence ATGATCAAAGACATCCTGCGCATGGGCGACCCCAGGCTGCTGGACGTCGCTGAGCCGGTGCAGCACTTCAATACACCGGATCTCGACGCGCTGATCACTGACCTGATCGACACCATGAAAGCCGCCAACGGCGCCGGCCTGGCCGCGCCGCAGATTGGCGTGCCGCTGCGCGTGGTGATCTTCGGCTTTACCCATAACCCCCGCTATCCCGACGCCGAAGCCGTGCCCTTCACGGTGCTGTGCAACCCCGTGCTCACACCGCTCGGCGACGACATGGAAGAGGGCTGGGAAGGCTGCCTGAGTGTGCCCGGCCTGCGCGGTCTGGTGCCGCGCCATGCTCGGCTGCGCTACACAGGCTTCGACGCCCAGGGCAACGCCATTGACCGCACCGTGAGTGGCTTTCATGCCCGCGTGGTGCAGCACGAATGCGACCATCTGGATGGCGTGCTTTACCCGCGACGGATTCGTGATCTGACGCAGTTCGGGTTTGTCGATGCCTTGAGCCTCGGTCCCGCAGTTGCGGCGCAGGATGACTGA
- a CDS encoding PA4780 family RIO1-like protein kinase, whose amino-acid sequence MKAPPRLQPLIDEGIIDAVVRSLKSGKEAVVYVVRCGDELRCAKVYKAAEQRGFQQLAAYQEGRKRRGGRDERAMKSGSRRGRAVQETEWQSAEVDALYRLSDAGVRVPQPFGMFSGVLIMELICDADGGVAPRLIDVDFSAETARLWYRKLVRDVVRMLCAGLIHGDLSEYNVLVDDTGPVIIDLPQVINASANHQAFRLLERDLHNLRATLGRAAPDLLDTRYAHEMWALFQASELHPDTPLTGAFELDEHTADLDSVFETIEDAKREQAARERGRVEAQHALDDE is encoded by the coding sequence GTGAAAGCCCCCCCACGCTTACAACCGCTGATTGACGAAGGCATCATCGATGCGGTGGTGCGCTCGCTGAAAAGCGGCAAAGAAGCCGTCGTGTACGTGGTGCGCTGCGGCGACGAGCTGCGCTGCGCCAAGGTTTACAAGGCCGCCGAACAGCGCGGCTTTCAGCAACTCGCCGCCTACCAGGAAGGCCGCAAACGGCGCGGCGGACGCGACGAGCGTGCAATGAAAAGCGGCAGCCGTCGCGGCCGTGCCGTGCAGGAAACCGAATGGCAAAGCGCCGAGGTTGACGCCCTGTATCGCCTGAGCGATGCCGGCGTGCGCGTGCCGCAGCCGTTTGGCATGTTCAGCGGCGTGTTGATCATGGAACTGATCTGCGATGCCGATGGCGGCGTTGCGCCGCGACTCATCGACGTGGATTTCTCCGCCGAAACTGCCCGCCTCTGGTACCGGAAGCTGGTCCGTGACGTGGTGCGCATGCTTTGCGCCGGGCTGATTCACGGCGACCTGTCGGAATACAACGTGCTGGTCGACGACACCGGGCCGGTGATCATCGACTTGCCACAGGTGATCAATGCCAGCGCCAACCATCAGGCGTTCCGCCTGCTGGAGCGCGACCTGCACAACCTGCGCGCCACCCTCGGCCGCGCCGCTCCGGACCTGCTCGACACGCGCTACGCCCACGAAATGTGGGCGCTGTTCCAGGCCAGCGAGCTGCACCCCGACACGCCCCTGACCGGCGCCTTCGAGCTGGACGAACACACGGCTGATCTGGATTCGGTGTTTGAAACCATCGAAGACGCCAAGCGCGAACAGGCAGCGCGCGAACGCGGCCGAGTTGAGGCCCAACACGCGCTGGACGATGAGTAG